A genomic window from Ischnura elegans chromosome 10, ioIscEleg1.1, whole genome shotgun sequence includes:
- the LOC124166862 gene encoding uncharacterized protein LOC124166862 — protein MRIDIKTIIAVLTLAASVRTPPASAISNDFDTLFHHHHQHHHRQTQQVHIRHHNGGSNDREFLVESSFDDGEETLDPSDFPETTTRSMQDPLIRPPRHSFGFRGDHEDRFDWDKDVLLSDAAIDDEPEDMAALGFDGGGGRPVHMRAGDREVGVGGGPLRKSRERGSEVRRNLDPLECCPSVTEMVEPDGGKNSEGMYVELYTVDNKRQRFIDVSCKEGVEGTPCRFLNKRHHNQSRCIQKTSFSYALVKSDPNRTSESERHQQRYHRIHGVYFPAFPLVSGPGWTLDYIEVRSGCSCEVTHPDNGRRRGKGGGGKGRKKGVKKKVQD, from the exons GTGCTCACCCTGGCCGCCAGCGTTCGAACGCCACCCGCTTCAGCAATCAGTAACGACTTCGACACCCTGTTCCACCACCACCATCAGCATCACCATCGCCAAACACAACAAGTTCACATTAGGCATCACAACGGGGGCAGTAACGATCGCGAATTTTTGGTGGAGTCATCATTCGACGACGGCGAAGAGACACTTGACCCATCGGACTTCCCAGAGACGACTACGAGGTCAATGCAAGATCCCTTGATAAGGCCTCCAAGGCACTCATTCGGATTCAGGGGAGATCACGAGGACCGGTTTGACTG GGACAAGGACGTCTTGCTCTCAGACGCAGCAATAGACGACGAACCTGAAGATATGGCAGCATTGGGATTtgatgggggaggggggagaccTGTGCATATGAGGGCTGGGGATCGCGAAGTGGGAGTTGGTGGCGGGCCACTCCGGAAGTCAAGGGAAAGGGGATCAGAGGTGAGGCGGAACCTTGATCCTCTGGAGTGCTGTCCCTCAGTCACCGAGATGGTTGAGCCTGATGGTGGAAAGAACAGTGAGGGCATGTACGTTGAACTGTACACAGTAGACAACAAGCGGCAGAGATTCATCGATGTCTCGTGCAAAGAGGGTGTGGAGGGAACTCCTTGCCGCTTTCTGAACAAGAGGCACCACAACCAGTCAAGGTGCATCCAGAAGACCTCCTTCTCATATGCCCTGGTAAAGAGCGACCCCAACAGAACCTCAGAATCAGAGAGGCACCAGCAGAGATACCACAGGATCCATGGTGTATATTTCCCTGCCTTCCCTTTGGTTAGTGGGCCCGGATGGACGTTGGATTACATAGAGGTCCGTAGTGGGTGCAGTTGCGAAGTGACTCATCCCGATAATGGTAGGAGAAGGGGCAAAGGAGGTGGGGGTAAAGGTAGAAAGAAAGGCGTGAAAAAGAAAGTTCAAGACTGA